A segment of the Amblyomma americanum isolate KBUSLIRL-KWMA chromosome 6, ASM5285725v1, whole genome shotgun sequence genome:
TTAAGGCAGCCTAACTGTTGGGATTTAGGCCCTTAACCGAGAAGCAAAATATAACCGCTATTGAAGACTTGGAAACCACCGTGACATGTTCTCCTTCAGTGAAGCCAATGTGCATAACCAACTTGTGTAAGAAATATCGTTAGATTCTGTATTTCTGGCTGTAAAATCAGAAGTCCTTATTACGAGCCTCAAATACAAGGAGCGCAATTTTTGTGGTCTGTATTGTAATTCTTAAGATATGAAAGTTAGTTACGTCCGAGGTTAACAAAGAAAGTTTCTTATATACATCCGTGGTGGCGCACTTATTTTCGATCTATCGAAGGTTAACTGGATAAAGCTCGTTATTCAAAGTGGCGTACTAAAGTTCGTTATATTATATATCTGAAGTCAACATACGAAACGTTCTTATATGCCAGGTAGCATGCCATGGTTCAGTAATCCGTGGTAGTATACGAAGTGCGAATACGTAGTACACTACGTCTGTTCCCTTTGTTTAGTTTATAGGCGTTTAGCGTCCCGaaacggctcaggctatgagggacaccgtagtgaagagctccggaaatttcgaccacctggagttctttaacctgAATTTACATCACGCGGTACATGGGCCTCGTAAGTTTCGCCTTCAAATAAATTCTACCGTCTTGGTCGGGATTGAACcaacgtcttttgggtcagcagcctagcgctgctaaccactgaaccaccgcggcggcttcgttcgTAGCCCGGTGGGTAGGTTGCCACCTGTCACTGGCTACCGGCAGACGGGgctcgccatttccgcttgcagTTACCCTTGTAATACTAACGCAATAATAATGCTATAAATTATTGTGAAGTCGCATCGAGAAGAATACGGAGCGCGCTCTAGTGATCAAATTTCCGTAATTGGTTCCTTAGCAGAATGTAAGAAACGTTTCATGCTGATCAATAAAACTGCCGTTTTTCCGCTTGCACATGAAGGCAGAGACCCATTTCTTCTCTGCTACGTAAGGCAACAGTTAAAGTTGGAAAGCCTGCTATAAATTATGTCCTTGACTGAATATAGCTCGAAGAACAGATCATCTCTGTGTAGCGACGGTGTGCCAAGTCAGTGAGCCTCCCTGGGATCACGACAACCACACAAGCGTATGGTTGAGAGAAATTTAAGTATTGAAGCAACTTGCGGCGCTAATGTTGTAAAGAACACTCCTCAAAGCTAGCGCGAAGACACACAAGCTCACCCTCCATTGATCGCACCGTGCCTACCTTTTTCGGGTTTACCCCAGAAGGGCATCCGTGCCGAACACTCTCCGCGTCGGTCTGGGCACGGGTGTGGGCGACTGCAGCAGCGTCCCCAGACGAGCACCGGTGCAGTATTTGTTGAGTAATAACCTCGACGTACGGTAAGGCGACCGCTCGACCTCTCGAAAAGGAACATCGGTGCGGTGCTCACTGGACGACGACGCAGGCGTCGGATATGGTGACCGCAGGAGCGGCCTCAAAGGGCCATTGGGGCCATGCTTCCAGGGCCTGAAATCGAGGAATGGCGACGGCAAGAGCGGCCCAAGTGTGGCGTCGGTGCAGTGTTCCATGGGCGATAGCCTAGGTGCAGGACAAGGCGTCGGCAGGAGCGCCCCCAAAGCCACATCTTCATTGTGCGCCATGTGCGCTGGACTAGACGCAGGGTAGGGCGCCCGCAGAAGCGCGTCCGAAAAGACATCGGTTCCTTGCTCTCTGGGTGATCGCAACCGTGCGGGGTAAGGCGACGGTAGGAGCGCCCCCAAAGGAGAATCGGGGTCATGCTGCGGTGGCCTAGATGCGGGATAGGGCGTCGGGAGGAGCGCCCGCAAAGGAGCTTTGATGCCGTGCTGGCTTGGGGGTAGCCTAAATGTGCGGTAAGGAGATGGCAGGAGGGCCCCCAAAACGACATCTTCGGCGCCCTCCGAGGACCATGGCTGGAACTGAAAGTACGGCGACCATGTTTGCACACCAGAAGGAACATCGGCCTCTTGCTCCATGGGTGATCGCCTTCCAGTGGGGCAAGGTTCCGGCAGGAGCGGCCCCAAAGGGGTGCCTGGATCGTCCTCGCTTGACGATGGACTTGACTCAGGATAGGGCGTCGGGAGGAGTGCCTGCAAAGGGGCATCGGTGCCATGCTCCCTGGACAATGACAATGGCATAGAAGTGAGAGAAGGCGATGGTAGGAGTGCCCCCAAAACGGCTTCTGCAGTGTGCTCCACGGGCCATGACCTGTACGCAGAATAGGGCGACTTCAAGAGTGCGCCTAAAGGGACATTGGCCTCGTGCTCCATAAGCGATCGCCTCCCAGCAGAGTAAGGTAACGGCAAGAGCGGCCCCAAATGATTATCTTCTCCTTGCTTCTTCGGCGATGGCAAGGATGCTGGACGGGGCGTCGGGAGGAGCGCCTCCAAAGGGCCATCGGTGTCGTGCTCCGAGTATAATCGCCTAGATGAGGGGTAAGGCGATGGCAGTAGCGCTACCGAAACATCTCCAGCGTGATCCGTGGGCAATGGGCTGGACGCCGGGCTGGGAGAGTGCAGGAATGCGTCAAAAGCATCATCGGCCTCGTGCTTCCTCGGTGATCGCCTCCCCGTGAAGTAAGGTAATGGCAAAAGCGGCCCCAAAGGATCATCTCCACTGTGCTCTCTCGGCGATGGCCTGGACGCATGATAGGGTGTAGGGAGAAGCGCCTGCAAAGGTACATCGGCGCGATGCTCCAAGGATAATGGCCAAGATTCGGGGTAAGGCAATGGCAGGAGAGGCCGCGAAGGAGCGTCTCCGCCGTACTCCTTGCGTAATGGCACAGACGCCGGGTACGGCGACCTCTCGAACGCGTTGGAAGGGTGATCTGGGGTGTGATCGCTGGGCATTGACCTAGACGTAGGACTGGGTGACCGCAGGAGTGCCCTCGAAGGTCCATATATGCCATGCTTCTTGAGTGATGGCCTAGACGCTGGATGAGGCGACCGCAAGAGCGCTCTCAAATGGATGTCTGATCCATGCTTCCTGGCAAATGCCCTGGATCCACGGTGGAGTGGCTGCAAGCGGGCCTTCAAAGGTGCATCGGCGCTGTGCTGCCTGTGCGATGTCTTGGCCGCTGATGTGGACGACCGCAGCGTCTCGGAAGACCTGAGCTTCGGACGATGCTGTAAATGTGGCCGTCCTACAGAGTTGCTGCTACTGTGGCGGTGCCCATGCCGAAGGCAGCGAGACGAACAAGATTCCTCAGCGGAGCGACGTGAGCCGATGGGTCGGGCCATTTCGTCGGACACTGTTCGGTGGCGGCACGAGGACAGTTAGCACAAGCTCCGTTCTGCGCGCTTCTTTCACTTTTTCTACAAGAGCTCACAGCGCGTGAGTCGCAGTTATCGAAATCGAAAAGAACGCTAAGAAATAGAAATTGCTGAGCGTTTCACTGTTACTATGTGTTCGAGCTTACCAAGAGTCGACTGCGAAATCAGAGGTCGCGACAATTTATAGAATTTTTAACGCATAattttactgcgcggttcaggtgtccgccggtatgtgagatagatactacaccattttcttttcccaaaaaacaattttcatttaaaggaaatggtgcagtaattgtcgcgcacctcggtggacaccgaactgtaccgcaagggaagggaagaGGGTTAGAGTGAAAGACAGAGATAtggcgcagtggagggctccgcactGCGATTTAAAAACccgtcgcgatggctcagtggatcaggcgctcgtctactgagccggaatatccgggttagaacccggccgTGGCAGCCGCGTTTTAATGGAGCCGAAATGCAAAAGTCGCgagtgtactgtgggatgtcagtgcacgttaaagatccccaggtggccgaaattattccggatacctccactacggcagctctttcttcctttctttcactccctctattatccctttcctaacggcgcggttcaggtgttcaccgagatatgtgagacagtcactgcgccatttcctttcctcaaaaaatgaCCAACCAATCCAGCGGAGTACGAGGCATATTGTGGCACACCTTACCCCATGGTGTCACTTGCTTGCAAGCTACAGGGCGAGATGACGAAGAAGCTTGCGTTGGCGACTGAAAATGTTGTTCTGTTGTTAAGGCGTTCATTTACTCAGTAGGAGTACTCGGGTCCGAACACAATCGTGGCgtcagcgtttcgatggaggcggaacgcaaaatgcgcccgtgtgctgtgcggtgtcagtgatATTGAgtgttggtttttggggaaaggaaatggcgcagtatctgtctcatatatcgttggacacctgaaccgcgccgtaaaagaagggataaaggagggatggttggttggtattttggggaaagagaataataataataataattggtttttggggaaaggaaatgacgcagtatctgtcttatatatcgttggacacctgaaccacgccgtaagggaagggataaaggaaagagtgaaagaagaaaggaagaaataggtgccgtagtggagggctccggaataatttcgaccacctggggatttttaacgtgcgctgacatcgcacagcacacgggcgccttagcgtttttcctccataaaaacgcagccgccgcggtcgggttcgaacccgggaactcctgatcagtagccgagcgccctaatcactgagccaccgcggcgggtagggtgTCAGTActcgttaaatatccccaggtgctcgaaattgctaaagcaaaagctttactggccacgaacttgtgATTTCTCCGTGGTGGTGCTCCGagaaggcacatgacgtcacaacccttgcctcgccgcacctttcctcaaaatgcaactttcaattttcatttttcgtttt
Coding sequences within it:
- the LOC144094894 gene encoding uncharacterized protein LOC144094894 — protein: MPSDHTPDHPSNAFERSPYPASVPLRKEYGGDAPSRPLLPLPYPESWPLSLEHRADVPLQALLPTPYHASRPSPREHSGDDPLGPLLPLPYFTGRRSPRKHEADDAFDAFLHSPSPASSPLPTDHAGDVSVALLPSPYPSSRRLYSEHDTDGPLEALLPTPRPASLPSPKKQGEDNHLGPLLPLPYSAGRRSLMEHEANVPLGALLKSPYSAYRSWPVEHTAEAVLGALLPSPSLTSMPLSLSREHGTDAPLQALLPTPYPESSPSSSEDDPGTPLGPLLPEPCPTGRRSPMEQEADVPSGVQTWSPYFQFQPWSSEGAEDVVLGALLPSPYRTFRLPPSQHGIKAPLRALLPTPYPASRPPQHDPDSPLGALLPSPYPARLRSPREQGTDVFSDALLRAPYPASSPAHMAHNEDVALGALLPTPCPAPRLSPMEHCTDATLGPLLPSPFLDFRPWKHGPNGPLRPLLRSPYPTPASSSSEHRTDVPFREVERSPYRTSRLLLNKYCTGARLGTLLQSPTPVPRPTRRVFGTDALLG